TTGGGAGTGAACCGGGAGTGAAACCGGGATCAGGGTTTCTACTCTTTATTCTCTCCAACCTAGACTCTCCCACATCTCTTTCTGACGAGGTTCGTCTTCAATGCTATGAACGCACTCCAGCAGTTGTGGCCGAGGCCGCTGTTCGTTAACGGTTCTATATTTTGAAAAAATGAGGAGCCCCTCCATATCGTTTGTCCACAGAACCTACAAGAACCATCTAACGAAAAGCCTCGAAATACTTACCCAGAACCGGTATATTCCCGCTGTCCATACACCGGATGAATGAATAAAGCCTTGAGCTAAACAGCCAGCATACTCAACGGTTTTCCGCAGCAGGGCAGCGTTGGTCAAGCCGTACGACATCGAGTCCATATAGGATAAAGTCAGTGGCAAACCGAAATTGAGTGCGAATGGATCGATGACGGCACCGAGCGCTGACAAATACTCAGCCAGCGAACAAGGTCTAGGATACATCTACCAGGCCCGTCTCGCCCTGCTCCGTCTGTTGCAGTTGCCAGAGGACACCGCCGTCTTCTTCGAGATGGACGACGACCTCGATTTCATCGACGCCGACGGCGGCAAGTCTTTGGCCTCGCTCAAGCACAAGGCGGTCGGCGACAGGCTGACCGACCTGTCGACTGACTTCTGGAAGTCCGTCAACATCTGGCTAACGCGGTACAATCGCTATGGTCGTGCCGCATCAAACCTGCGGTTCTTCCTGTTCACCACCGGCACGGTATCGACCAATTCGTTCCTTGCCCGGCTCCTCCCAGCCCAGCCTGCCGCTTCTGGCGATGCGGCAACATTGACAGACCTGGCCAATGCTGCACTCGCCGATTCGACGTCTAAAGTCATCGCGCCGATCGCCACGGCGTTCAACGAACTGAGCGATTTGGAGAAGCAGGATTTTCTCGAACGCATATTGATCCTTGACGCAAGCCCGCGCATCGGCGACATCCCGACGATCATCAAGGACAATCACATGCGAAGCATCCGGCGCGAACACCGCGATTTTGTCTTTGAGCGGGTGGAAGGCTGGTGGACTGATGCCGTCATCAAGCAGTTGACCGGCGCGAGCAAGGACGGAATCTTCGGCTATGAGGTTTCAGACAAACTCTCCAACTTCTCAGAGGAATACAAGACGGACAACCTGCCCATCACCTTCCGCGGAAAGGTACCCGCCGAAGAGATCGACATTGAAGGCGATCCGCGGCTGTTCGTGGCGCAACTGCGCGAGATCGGTATTTCGTCCAGTCGGATTAGGAGTGCGATCCTAGACTACTACCGGGCATTCGAGCAGCGATCGTCCTGGGCACGCGAAAACCTACTGGTGTCGGGAGAGGTCGAGGAATACGAAGATCGTCTCACTGACGAGTGGAATCGCTACAAAGATGTCGCCTTTGAGAAATTGAAGGACGACAGCGCCGAGGATGCACTCCGCGAAGCTGGCGCAACCCTTTACAACTGGGTGGAGTTCGAGACTGCGAAGCTCGAATCGCTGCGCATCCGCGCACGGGTAACGGAGCCCTACGTCCTCCGCGGCAGCTTCCACATCCTGGCCGATTCCACGCCCGAACCTAGGGTCTACTGGCATCCCAGGTTCCTCGATCGCCTCGTCGAGGTGCTGGGGCTAACCTCGTGAAGCGATGGAACCAGCGCCCCTTCGAGATTCGGAACCTGTTCAATCCTGCCTTCTGCGGTCTGGTGCTCTTCCGCGCCCTGCATGGCTACGAGGAAGAAAGCGCTCACAGCATGCCCTTCTCGCTATCGCTGCTTGTGCTGCCTTTGTGCCTGCACAAGGATTCGCGTGAGGTGATCGCCGGAAGCCCGCGCAGCTACCTGCTCAAGACCACGGAGAAGAATCAGCAGATCATGGTTGGCTTCGCCGACCGGGTCACGCAGATGCTGCCCTATGCCTTCGAGGCGTTTGGCCTACTGATGGAAAGGGGCTGCATCGCCATCGCGGACGACGGTCGCATCCAAACCGTGCCCGGCAAGATTCGGAAGACCGTCAGAGGAACAGCCGAGACCGTCTCCTGCCAAAAAGTGGCCCGTATTGTAGGAAGGGAATTCGCACGAATTGCTGACCGTGCGACCGTTTACACGACTTTCGGGATTCGGCCATGAGGATCAGATCCATCCACATTTACAGCCACAACGGCCAGCGCCGCGATATCCGCTTCAAGGTGGACGGGCTTAACATCATCACTGGCCGCTCCTCCACCGGCAAATCCGCGCTCTCCGAGATCATTGAATACTGCATGGGACGGTCTTCTTTTAACGTTCCTGAAGGCGTCATTCGCGACAAGGTAGCCTGGTTCGCGGTGATATATCAGTTCCAAAACGAACAGGTGCTGATCGCCAAGCCGACGCCACCCCGTGGCGCCGCCAGCTGCAGCACGGCGATGCTGCGAAGGGGTGCCCAGTTGCAGGCGCCCGAGTTCCAGGATCTAACGGTCAGCACCGACGACGACAGCATCGTCGAACTTCTGTCACGATTGCTGGGGATTCCCGAGAACCGCACCGATGTCGCGCTCGATCAAAGCCGTCAGAGTTTCGACGCTAACGTCAAGCACACGTTCTACTATCTGTTCCAGAAGCAGGGGTTAGTTGCCAATAAGGATCAGCTTTTCTACCGCCAGAACGAACAGTTTCAGCCGCAAGCGATTCGCGATACGTTGCCGATCCTACTCGGCGTCTCATCACACGACCGCTACGAACTGGAGTCCCGGTTGCGTTTAGCGCAGCGGGATCTTAGGATCAACAGCAAGCAGCTGGAGCAAGCGCGCGACGTCGTCAACGCATCGCACCAAGATGCCATCGGCCTCTATTCTGAAGCGAGGACGGTCGGCGTCATCGGCAACATTGACGACAACCCGAATGCTGACGAGATTATTCACGCATTGAGGTCGGCACTGTCGTGGACGCCCGAAACGGTGGCCGACGACGATGTCAGCCGAATTTCGCTCCTGGAGGAGGAGCTGAACCAGTTGCGTCGGGAGCGCCGCGATGCTCAGACCAGGATCGATGCGGCGAGGCAGTTCGCCAAGCGGGCGGGCGGCTACGAAAGCGAGGCCGCCGAACAGGTTGACCGGCTGGCCTCGATCAAGGCTCTGCCGAAGAACCCCCAAAGCGGCGAATGGCAATGGCCGTTCACCGAGCAGAACTTGGCGCTGGGATCCCCGGTGGCTACAATCTTGCTCAATGAGCTGGAATCGCTGGATAAGGAATTGCGCATCGCCAGCGTCCAACGCCCCAAACTTGAAGCCTACCTGACCGAACTAGCCGTCAAAACAGACAGAATCGCGGGCGCCATTAAGCAGAAGGAAGCGGAGCTATCCGCAGCTATCTCGGCGAACGAGGTCATCGCCCAGATGGGCTCCCGCAACAATGCAGCTGCGCGCGTGGTTGGCCGCATCAGCCTTTTCCTGGAGAGACTTCTCCCGAACGAAGATCTTACCAGGCTAGAGGCGGAGAATCGCCGCCTCAATAACAAGGTCAAGCAGCTTGAGGAACAGATCGGCGCCGACGACAGTAATGAACGCCTGACCTCGATCCTAAATCTTATCTCGGCACATGTCTCCCGGTACATCCAGAAGTTCCAGGCCGAGTTCTATCCCTACCCTGCGCGGCTCAACCTACCGCAGCTGACCATCATCTTCGATCGCCCTGAACGTCCAGTCCCGATGAGCCGAACCGGGGGTGGCGAGAATCATCTGGCTTACCACCTGTCGGCATTACTCGCCCTGCATCTGTTCGCGGCACAGAACAACCGCCCGATCCCTCGTTTTCTGCTGATCGACCAACCGACACAGGTCTACTTTCCGTCCGAGCAGGTCTATAAGGACGCCGACGGCTCGGTACAAAAAACTGAAGCCGACGCCGACCTCAATGCCGTGCACCGACTGTTCGAGCTATTGCTAATGTTCACCCGTGAGGACGTCCCCGGCTTTCAGTTGATCGTCACAGAGCACGCGAACCTTCGTGACCAGTGGTTCCAAGAAGCGTTGGTGGAACCGCCTTGGACAAAACCGCCGGCGCTAGTTCCAGAAAGCTGGCAAGCCCAATGATCTATGGTTCCAACACCTGGACAATCGTTTCTTGTTCACAAAAGAACGTAACATTACTAGAGCCTCACCGTTGTGCTCACGATTTATACCTTCCTCAGTATTTTTCGTTGCCATTGGGATTGACGGCGGCGAGTCTGGCCTTAGCATCCACATGACCTTGGTCCGCTGCTTTGCTATACCAGACTCTAGCCTCTGAATGGTCCTGTGCCCCCCCTTGACCGTTCTCATAAAGTCTACCGAGATTGTATTGAGCAGTAGCATAGCCTTGCTCGGCTGCCTTGCGGAACAAGGCGCGGGCATATGCATTGTCCTGCGGTCCACCTAGACCCTTGAGATACAGCAAACCAAGATTGTTCTGCGCCCCCGCATAGCCTTGCGTAGCTGCTTCGCGAAATAAGTAGCGGGCGTATACATCGTCCTGTAGCCCACCTTGACCATTGTGATATAGAACACCGAGATTATCCTGAGCTGCGGCATTGCCTTGCTTGGCTGCTTTCTCATACCAGGCCCGGGCCGCTACATGGTCCTGGGCGACCCCTAAACCATTGCTATAAAGTACGCCAAGCTTGTATTGCGCATAAGCCTGCCCCTGATCGGCTGCCTTTTGGTAGACTACCATTGCAACCTGATAATTACCCTCCCTATAAGCCTTGTCTCCTTCGGAAGTAGAAGGTGCGAGGAAGATTTCGGCTGCGACCCAGAATAAAATTAGCATAGTCATAAGAACAGAAGTTACAGCCCATCCCCAAATCTCTTGACGCTTGGTAAGCTTGTGGATGACTTTATTTATTGGACCAATATAATAACTACCAAAACAAAAATATATAAATTGGCTTATCCATGGACTATCTGTTGATTTTGGATCGACACTAAAAACCAGTATTTTTAAGATTGCTACAAATGGTGTAGTGACCACAGTGATAATAACTGTGGTCAGAAATGTCTTTTTGAAACTTCCTTTTCCGCCGACGATCCTATTCGGAATAAATATAAAAAGTGACCAAGCAAGAAGAATGGATAGCACTACTAAAAAAAAAGTTATTTCACTAATCAAGGGGACAGATTCGAAAAGAGAAGGAAAACTTTTTATTCCGGAGGCCTTATCTATAAAGGAAATGATTAACAGCACGAAGAAGAGATAAGACAAAGCGGTTTTTAGACTCAGTCTTCCCTGATCGATTACTGTGGCATAGTGCATAGGCTTTGTGAGAAGACTTAGATATGTCCATGCAAACTTTCGCAGTTCTTTAGTTGGATGATGTACTGTAACATGCAAAAGACTACGCCAGATCGATTGATTGTGCTCCTCACGTCTACGCAATGTCTCATCCATATGAAACTGCGCGATGACTAATTGGAGCATATGGTGTATTTCGGGATTTAAATCCCAAATAGATTTTGGATAAACGCGTTTATCCCTCATCGATATTGTTGTGCATAAAACCTCCTCTGATGATTCCTTTCTATTTCTTGCGCTACTTCTCAAGCAGCCGGCACGAGAAATGCCTCGATAATTTGCATCGTCCGTTAGAACATATAAGCCGATTAGAAGGTTCTTAAGACTATGTTCCTTAAAAAAATTGCTCTTGTGAGGCCTCAGGCACCTTAATAAATCTTGAACAAAGCCAAGGATTTCAGCCTGACCTAATTTACTGCTGTCGAGAACAATAGCGATTTTTAGCTTCTTCAGGTTACTTTGATCAAAGAACAATGCAGAGCTACCGCAGACATTCCATTTTAAAAACGCTTCATTTATAGATAAAAAGACTTGCGGTGGAATCCACGAAGGTAACGTGCCTGCGATTGTACCTTGACTAAGTTCTCGAGCTTCCGAACTGCCAAATGGCCCCACATACCCAATGGAAATAAGCCCTTGCTCGAT
This region of Fimbriimonadaceae bacterium genomic DNA includes:
- a CDS encoding DUF3732 domain-containing protein, which translates into the protein MRIRSIHIYSHNGQRRDIRFKVDGLNIITGRSSTGKSALSEIIEYCMGRSSFNVPEGVIRDKVAWFAVIYQFQNEQVLIAKPTPPRGAASCSTAMLRRGAQLQAPEFQDLTVSTDDDSIVELLSRLLGIPENRTDVALDQSRQSFDANVKHTFYYLFQKQGLVANKDQLFYRQNEQFQPQAIRDTLPILLGVSSHDRYELESRLRLAQRDLRINSKQLEQARDVVNASHQDAIGLYSEARTVGVIGNIDDNPNADEIIHALRSALSWTPETVADDDVSRISLLEEELNQLRRERRDAQTRIDAARQFAKRAGGYESEAAEQVDRLASIKALPKNPQSGEWQWPFTEQNLALGSPVATILLNELESLDKELRIASVQRPKLEAYLTELAVKTDRIAGAIKQKEAELSAAISANEVIAQMGSRNNAAARVVGRISLFLERLLPNEDLTRLEAENRRLNNKVKQLEEQIGADDSNERLTSILNLISAHVSRYIQKFQAEFYPYPARLNLPQLTIIFDRPERPVPMSRTGGGENHLAYHLSALLALHLFAAQNNRPIPRFLLIDQPTQVYFPSEQVYKDADGSVQKTEADADLNAVHRLFELLLMFTREDVPGFQLIVTEHANLRDQWFQEALVEPPWTKPPALVPESWQAQ
- a CDS encoding sel1 repeat family protein, with the protein product MIEQGLISIGYVGPFGSSEARELSQGTIAGTLPSWIPPQVFLSINEAFLKWNVCGSSALFFDQSNLKKLKIAIVLDSSKLGQAEILGFVQDLLRCLRPHKSNFFKEHSLKNLLIGLYVLTDDANYRGISRAGCLRSSARNRKESSEEVLCTTISMRDKRVYPKSIWDLNPEIHHMLQLVIAQFHMDETLRRREEHNQSIWRSLLHVTVHHPTKELRKFAWTYLSLLTKPMHYATVIDQGRLSLKTALSYLFFVLLIISFIDKASGIKSFPSLFESVPLISEITFFLVVLSILLAWSLFIFIPNRIVGGKGSFKKTFLTTVIITVVTTPFVAILKILVFSVDPKSTDSPWISQFIYFCFGSYYIGPINKVIHKLTKRQEIWGWAVTSVLMTMLILFWVAAEIFLAPSTSEGDKAYREGNYQVAMVVYQKAADQGQAYAQYKLGVLYSNGLGVAQDHVAARAWYEKAAKQGNAAAQDNLGVLYHNGQGGLQDDVYARYLFREAATQGYAGAQNNLGLLYLKGLGGPQDNAYARALFRKAAEQGYATAQYNLGRLYENGQGGAQDHSEARVWYSKAADQGHVDAKARLAAVNPNGNEKY